In the Desulfobotulus mexicanus genome, TCGAATACTATCGCGAAGGGTACCGTCTCCCGCAGGAATGACAATGGCATAGGCAAGGCTGCGGCTGATGTAATTGTCTATGGCCGTTGAATGGGCTTTGATTCCGGAATCCCAGCCCGGCATATCCACAAGGCAGAGATGGGGAAAGTTTTTCAGTTTTTCGCTGGTAAGTTCAGCTTTGACATAAAGGGGTTTTTTATTGAGATGCTCTGTTTGCGGGGCTTTTAAGTCGGATTCTGTAATGTCAATAAGGCTTTCATCCTCAAGGCAGAGGCTGAAACGCTTTTGCTCTGCGTAATGGATTTCTGCGGGAAGGGCTGTGGTGGGGTCTATTTCAATAGCAAGGAGATCCTGACCTAAGAGGGTGTTGATGAGGGTACTTTTTCCTGCACTGAAGGGGCCGATAAGGGGCAGCCTGACCTTGAAGTTCTGAACTTCCTTTTCAAGGTTATCAAGCTCTTCCGCAGGCCGTTCATATTTTTCAAAGATGCTTTTGATTTCAGGGAGCCTGCTCAAAATCCATTCCTGTTGTGTAAACATGGGTGGTTTCCTTTTTTTGATGTTGTATATTTTTCTGCCGCTGGGTTTTGGCCCTTGGCGGTGGTTTTTTCTTCATTTCGGTGGCATTTTATCCCGATGGCTTCGAGAGCCTCAGCCACCGGGTTTGCGTCAGCCACCGTTTCGAGGGCTTTGTAACCCTCACCCCAGCCCTCTCCCAGAGGGAGAGGGGGCCTTGAGGATGACTGTTTTTCTCCCCTCTCCAGAGGGAGAGGGGCCTTGGGGATGGCTGTTTTTCTCCCCTCTCCAGAGCCAGAAGGGGCCTTGAGGATGGCTGTTTTTCTCACCTCTCCAGAGGGAGAGGGGCCGGGGGTGAGGGGAAAAAGCCTTGATGTTGCCCCTCATTTTTTTTCTTCCTCCAGCCTTGCAAGGAGTTTTTTGTAAGATTCCACCTGTGCAGTCTTATCCGCAAAGGCCTTTTCTACCTCTGCCAGTTCTTTGTGCAGATTTTCCGTAAGAACTGGGGTAAGGCTTTCTCGGGCATCTTCAAACTGGCTGCATAATTCTTCTACTTTAGCTATAAAATTTTTCTGGATGCGTTCAAAGGTTTTATGTAAAGCCTTGCTCAGCATAAGGTTCAGGTTATCCATTTTGTCTGTACGGATTTCACCCTGAAACTCCTGCACAATGGCATCGGCCTCATTGCCGTAATCCATTGTAAAAACTGGAATTTGAAGCTCGCGAATGCCATGATCTATCACACTGCGGAACCAGCCTGGGTTGAAATCCGCACTGGCTGTTTCCATTTCTTTTAACAGGGCCTTGCGAAGCTCAGTTTTAATTTTCTGGGGATTAAAGCTTTCACTGAATTTACGGTTGATGGATGCGGCACTTTCATTGCTGTAGCCCGTCACCTTTTCTACGGCATCGGAAGCCATAACATACTGGTAAGAGCGGCTACGTGTTGTAGGGACTGTTGTTGAGCTTCCCCATGAAAAGGGATTATACCATTTGGAAGTGCTGACGGTTGTGTAGGAGGTGTAGGTTTCCGTTCCGGTGCGGGTACTGAGCTTGGTAAATTCAGCCAAAGACTGCTGAATATCCGCAAGAATTTGCGCCCTTGCCCTTTGTATCTGGTTGATGTTAAGGCTTATCACCTCGCTTAAAACCAGTGCAATGGTCTGAATACGGCTTTCAGAGGCCTTCTTTTGTTCCTTTATGGCGGAAATATCGTTTTGATTCAAAAAATCCAGCCGCTGATTCACAATGTCTGTAAGTTCTTCCACATACAGGATCAACTGCTCCTTTGATTCGGGAATCATGCCTTTTATCTGCTGCTGAAGGATTTTTTCCTTATCTTCTCTGGCCTTTTTGTAATGGTCATGCAGAAGGTCAAAACCTGAGATGCGCTGCCAGTCCTGTTTGCTGAAGCTGCTGCTCCATTCTTCTTCCGCCAGCTCGGTGAGTTCATTGTGGATGTGCTTCATGGTTTTTCCCCACATATCTTCGGGCCAGGAGGCAAAGCCATGGGCAAAGGTACTGGATAAAACAGGGGTTTTCATGCTGCGCATCAGCTCTGCTATATTTGCCCTGCCCCTGTTCTCAAAGTCTTTGGCCAATTTTTCCATTTCTTCCTCTGCCCTTTGATTCAGACGGGTGCAGAGGTTTTTTTCACATTCCTGAAAACTGTTTCTGTTAAAGCCATCGTCCAGAATGGCGGCATCAAACTGGCCTGCCACCAGAACCATGCGCTTGACACCCTTGCCCGGAAGCTGACGGGCCAGAAGGTTGGTATCCGAAGCATCCAGAAACTGACCCGCACGGCTGAGGAAAAAAACCACATCGCAGCGGGCCATGTATTCTCTGGTTTTTTCCGTGCGGCTTAAAATCGGGTCGTTCATACCCGGTGTATCCACAATTTCTAAACCTTTAAGTTCATTCAGGGGCAGAAAAATATGTATGGTTTTGATGACAGGGGTGTAACGGCCATTTTCTCCGGCATAGTCATTGAGTATGGAAACAAGGTCTTCGGGCTTGGTGAATTCAATGCTTTCTTTGCCAAGGCTGATTTTTTCCAGGGGATCAAGGCCGTTTTCTTCCACCATGGCCATAAGCTCAGAGGCCATTTTACTTTCCGGGCTGCCGTCCTTTGATGCGGCCCTTTCCTGCAGATCCTTCCATTCTATTTCTGTATAGTATTCCAGCTCCAGCAGGGGGCTTTCGCCCCAGGTGATGGCCGTGAGGTTGGCGGTTTTTGGGGTGGCTGCTTCCGGCAGAACGGGCAAACCATCAAAGAGCAGGGCATTGACAAAGCTGCTTTTCCCCGCCTTTACCTGCCCCATGATGCCTATGCTTAAGCGTTGCTCTTCTTTTTGAAAACGATCAAGCTTGGTGAGGTATGCATCTTTAAGGGATTGCAGGTTTTCGATCCCCTTCGATAAGGAATCAGACTCCTTCGATAAGGAATCAGACCACGGCTTAAGGTCTGCGGCAAGGGTTTCAAGGTGCTGAAGGTGGGGGTGGTTCATGGGATGCTCCTTTTTTTAAAAAAATATGAAGGGGCG is a window encoding:
- a CDS encoding dynamin family protein, with the protein product MNHPHLQHLETLAADLKPWSDSLSKESDSLSKGIENLQSLKDAYLTKLDRFQKEEQRLSIGIMGQVKAGKSSFVNALLFDGLPVLPEAATPKTANLTAITWGESPLLELEYYTEIEWKDLQERAASKDGSPESKMASELMAMVEENGLDPLEKISLGKESIEFTKPEDLVSILNDYAGENGRYTPVIKTIHIFLPLNELKGLEIVDTPGMNDPILSRTEKTREYMARCDVVFFLSRAGQFLDASDTNLLARQLPGKGVKRMVLVAGQFDAAILDDGFNRNSFQECEKNLCTRLNQRAEEEMEKLAKDFENRGRANIAELMRSMKTPVLSSTFAHGFASWPEDMWGKTMKHIHNELTELAEEEWSSSFSKQDWQRISGFDLLHDHYKKAREDKEKILQQQIKGMIPESKEQLILYVEELTDIVNQRLDFLNQNDISAIKEQKKASESRIQTIALVLSEVISLNINQIQRARAQILADIQQSLAEFTKLSTRTGTETYTSYTTVSTSKWYNPFSWGSSTTVPTTRSRSYQYVMASDAVEKVTGYSNESAASINRKFSESFNPQKIKTELRKALLKEMETASADFNPGWFRSVIDHGIRELQIPVFTMDYGNEADAIVQEFQGEIRTDKMDNLNLMLSKALHKTFERIQKNFIAKVEELCSQFEDARESLTPVLTENLHKELAEVEKAFADKTAQVESYKKLLARLEEEKK